A genomic region of Kribbella sp. NBC_00382 contains the following coding sequences:
- a CDS encoding alkaline phosphatase family protein produces the protein MPDPTPILPAYGGGSLADVLPSVAGALSVPGEQNLLELPPASRYAVLLLDGLGWNLLRRNAETAPYLSSLTARSLTAGVPSTTAASLTSLGTGLPPGAHGIVGYTSIVPETGALLNALQWDAPVDPRRWQPHQTVFERIAAAGVATRNVSKSRFDSSGLTAAAFRGSKHRGADTIEDRLDATRFASREGDSSLVYVYDSQLDYTGHGQGSESWQWRKELAAADTFASQIRSALPRDAVLLVVADHGMIDVAPENRVDLDSEPALTDGVRLIGGESRFRHLYCADGATDDVLATYRERLGDKALVLSRDEAVGRGWFGAVEERVSPRLGDVIVASLGPVALVASRRYPQEAGLIGLHGSLTQDEMLIPLLIDAG, from the coding sequence GTGCCCGACCCGACGCCCATCCTCCCTGCATACGGTGGTGGGTCTCTCGCAGACGTGCTGCCCTCGGTCGCCGGTGCCCTCTCGGTCCCCGGCGAGCAGAACCTGCTCGAACTGCCACCAGCCAGCCGGTACGCCGTACTGCTACTCGACGGTCTCGGCTGGAACCTCCTGCGCCGCAACGCGGAGACCGCGCCCTACCTGTCGTCCCTGACCGCCCGCAGCCTCACCGCGGGGGTCCCGTCGACGACGGCCGCCAGCCTCACGAGTCTGGGCACCGGACTGCCACCGGGTGCGCACGGAATCGTCGGGTACACCTCGATCGTGCCCGAGACGGGTGCGCTCCTGAACGCCTTGCAGTGGGACGCTCCGGTCGATCCACGCCGTTGGCAACCACACCAAACTGTGTTCGAGCGAATCGCCGCAGCCGGCGTTGCGACCCGCAACGTCAGCAAGTCGCGCTTCGACAGCTCGGGCCTGACGGCGGCAGCATTCCGGGGCAGCAAGCATCGGGGCGCCGACACGATCGAGGACCGGCTCGACGCCACGAGATTCGCCAGCCGCGAAGGCGACTCCTCGCTCGTCTACGTCTACGACTCGCAACTCGACTACACCGGTCACGGGCAGGGGAGTGAGTCGTGGCAATGGCGCAAGGAGCTCGCTGCCGCTGACACCTTCGCCAGCCAGATCAGGTCGGCGCTGCCGCGCGATGCGGTACTGCTCGTCGTCGCGGATCACGGCATGATCGACGTCGCCCCCGAGAACCGGGTCGACCTCGACTCCGAGCCGGCGCTGACCGACGGGGTGCGGCTAATCGGCGGCGAGTCCCGCTTCCGGCACCTGTACTGCGCCGACGGTGCGACTGACGACGTACTGGCGACGTACCGGGAGCGACTGGGCGACAAGGCTCTCGTGCTCAGCCGGGACGAGGCGGTCGGGCGTGGCTGGTTCGGTGCCGTCGAGGAACGTGTCTCGCCACGACTCGGTGATGTCATCGTCGCGTCGCTCGGACCGGTCGCGCTGGTCGCCAGCCGGCGCTATCCGCAGGAGGCAGGGCTGATCGGCCTGCACGGATCGCTCACCCAGGACGAGATGCTGATCCCGCTACTCATCGACGCGGGCTAG
- a CDS encoding SRPBCC family protein, translated as MGNTTESVDVEAPITAVYNQWTQFESFPEFMDGVDEIRQLDATHTHWVTSMAGVTREFDATITEQHPEERVAWKSDTEPRHAGVITFHRLSDTTTRVTAQMDLDPEGFAEQVADKTGLIGVRVKRDLLSFKEFIEKRGAETGGWRGDVERPDAR; from the coding sequence ATGGGCAACACCACCGAGTCGGTTGATGTCGAGGCGCCGATCACCGCGGTCTACAACCAGTGGACGCAGTTCGAGTCGTTCCCGGAGTTCATGGACGGGGTCGACGAGATCAGGCAGCTCGACGCCACTCACACGCACTGGGTGACGAGTATGGCCGGGGTCACGCGGGAGTTCGACGCGACCATCACCGAGCAGCATCCAGAAGAGCGAGTGGCCTGGAAGTCGGACACGGAGCCGCGCCACGCCGGCGTCATCACGTTCCACCGGCTCAGCGACACGACCACCCGGGTGACCGCGCAGATGGACCTCGATCCCGAGGGGTTCGCCGAGCAGGTGGCGGACAAGACCGGGCTGATCGGCGTACGGGTGAAGCGGGATCTGCTGAGCTTCAAGGAGTTCATCGAGAAGCGCGGCGCCGAGACCGGCGGCTGGCGTGGAGACGTCGAACGCCCGGACGCACGATGA
- a CDS encoding FtsX-like permease family protein translates to MNPMTDLGLRFVRRPGPGGRAANLAALGATAIVALLVTFLIAGSLGLTHRSDRIGWRNTDNAKASTAVGVVNEIDDMAGGVPILRYDVALNDPQKNAQLPPPPGLAKAPQPGEVFVSPEVAKHWTDDLAKRYNTAKPTGIITDKGLSSPNDWVIIHGVEKNSPGVAAADRPKYLETWNGNSLDDRMATLLILVAFGITLVLFPLLSLVGQAAGVAAKRREHRLAALRLAGATRSQVLWLSAVEQAVLGFIGAIAGLVGYTLLTPLIARIPLGGGRWYVHDLMPSWWVALIVLIAVPVLSVISALIGLGRVSITPLGVVRGQTRKATSALRLGLLVVGPIMLAILGTGGAIIPLLIGIGLAALAVRIVGPFAVQVIGKFMARTARGPVALLAGRRLADDPKAAFRPVAALVLSGFVTGFLALFMPYGMNSTAADQSFEFYPKDGQVAVVAADAKKLLSEAKLSGKVSTDAHTVIISVPTADREKARTALYNLVPGKVPLTDAERDEQDAGMYKDLRLGVALLLGLVFVTGAASTAAGAVGTALDQAGPAKALRRSGVPLKVIERSARLAAVVPVVGVGLPVVGFGALTGLALSGGQVLTQGSSGAILLGAQVIIGLVLVAVAGAAGAPVLRKASVG, encoded by the coding sequence ATGAACCCGATGACCGACCTGGGCCTGCGGTTCGTCCGCCGCCCAGGACCGGGCGGGCGCGCCGCCAACCTGGCCGCCCTCGGCGCCACAGCGATCGTCGCCCTGCTCGTCACGTTCCTGATCGCCGGCTCACTCGGCCTCACCCACCGCTCCGACCGGATCGGCTGGCGCAACACCGACAACGCCAAGGCGAGCACCGCGGTCGGCGTCGTCAACGAGATCGACGACATGGCCGGCGGCGTACCGATCCTCCGGTACGACGTTGCCCTCAACGACCCACAGAAGAACGCCCAGCTCCCGCCGCCACCCGGCCTCGCCAAGGCGCCGCAACCTGGCGAGGTGTTCGTCTCACCCGAGGTCGCCAAGCACTGGACCGACGACCTGGCGAAGCGCTACAACACCGCCAAGCCCACCGGAATCATCACCGACAAAGGCCTGTCCTCACCCAACGATTGGGTGATCATCCACGGCGTCGAGAAGAACTCACCCGGCGTCGCAGCAGCTGACCGTCCGAAGTACCTCGAGACCTGGAACGGCAACTCCCTCGACGACCGGATGGCCACGCTGCTGATCCTGGTGGCCTTCGGCATCACCCTGGTCCTCTTCCCGCTCCTGAGCCTGGTCGGCCAAGCAGCCGGAGTCGCTGCCAAGCGCCGCGAACACCGCCTGGCCGCCCTGAGACTCGCAGGAGCAACCCGCAGCCAGGTCCTCTGGCTGAGCGCAGTCGAGCAAGCAGTCCTCGGCTTCATCGGCGCGATCGCCGGACTGGTCGGCTACACGCTGCTCACCCCGCTCATCGCCCGCATCCCACTCGGCGGCGGCCGCTGGTACGTCCACGACCTCATGCCCAGTTGGTGGGTCGCGCTGATCGTGCTGATCGCAGTACCGGTCCTGTCAGTGATCAGCGCACTCATCGGCCTCGGCCGGGTCAGCATCACGCCGCTCGGTGTCGTCCGCGGTCAGACCCGCAAGGCGACCAGCGCGCTGCGCCTCGGCCTGTTGGTGGTCGGCCCGATCATGCTCGCGATCCTCGGTACCGGCGGAGCGATCATCCCGCTGCTCATCGGCATCGGCCTGGCCGCCCTCGCTGTCCGTATCGTCGGCCCTTTCGCAGTACAGGTCATCGGCAAGTTCATGGCCCGTACTGCGAGAGGCCCCGTCGCCCTCCTGGCCGGCCGACGCCTCGCCGACGACCCCAAGGCTGCTTTCCGCCCGGTCGCCGCGCTGGTCCTGAGCGGCTTCGTCACCGGATTCCTCGCGCTGTTCATGCCGTACGGAATGAACAGCACCGCCGCGGACCAGTCGTTCGAGTTCTACCCCAAGGACGGACAAGTCGCCGTCGTCGCCGCGGATGCAAAGAAGCTGCTCTCCGAGGCGAAGCTCAGCGGCAAGGTCAGCACGGACGCCCACACGGTGATCATCTCGGTCCCAACGGCTGATCGCGAGAAGGCCCGCACAGCCCTCTACAACCTCGTCCCCGGCAAGGTCCCGCTGACCGACGCCGAGCGCGATGAGCAGGACGCCGGGATGTATAAGGACCTGCGCCTCGGCGTCGCCCTGCTACTCGGCCTGGTGTTCGTCACCGGCGCCGCCTCGACAGCAGCCGGTGCGGTCGGTACGGCTCTTGACCAGGCCGGGCCTGCGAAGGCGTTGCGCCGTTCCGGAGTACCGCTGAAGGTGATCGAGCGATCCGCCCGGCTCGCGGCCGTAGTACCGGTCGTCGGCGTCGGACTCCCAGTGGTCGGATTCGGAGCTCTTACCGGCCTGGCGCTGAGCGGGGGACAGGTACTCACCCAGGGCAGCTCAGGCGCCATCCTGCTCGGGGCGCAGGTGATCATCGGCCTCGTCCTGGTCGCCGTGGCCGGTGCCGCAGGTGCGCCGGTACTACGCAAAGCCAGCGTCGGCTGA
- a CDS encoding P1 family peptidase → MTSEQPQPGPHNAITDVPGVLVGQVERTDAPYLTGTTVIHVPDTAVAGVDVRGGAPGTRETDLLDPVNSNAGVNAIVLTGGSAFGLDTAAGVMAALEERAQGVRVGPGERDVVPIVPTAVIFDLNRGGGFQARPTADWGRQALEAATDGPVAEGNHGAGTGALVGGLKGGVGTASVRLSDGTTLGALVIVNAAGSAVDPQGRLSAERYGLPNEFPVLRTPTDPPPDLPGRMPGMNTVIAVIATDASLDKAATKRMAMVAHDGLARAIDPIHTLVDGDSIFALSTGKDATRLTVTTPATLLQLETIFAAGARTLSRAIGHALLAAETVETPAGKYLSYRDAYPSAFPND, encoded by the coding sequence ATGACGAGCGAGCAGCCGCAACCCGGTCCGCACAACGCGATCACCGACGTCCCCGGCGTACTCGTCGGCCAGGTCGAGCGGACCGACGCGCCCTACCTCACCGGTACTACGGTCATCCACGTCCCCGATACCGCAGTCGCCGGCGTCGACGTCCGTGGCGGCGCTCCCGGCACCCGCGAGACCGACCTGCTCGACCCGGTCAACTCCAACGCCGGGGTCAATGCCATCGTCCTCACCGGCGGCAGCGCCTTCGGACTCGACACGGCAGCCGGCGTCATGGCAGCACTCGAAGAGCGCGCGCAAGGTGTCCGTGTCGGGCCAGGCGAGCGCGACGTCGTACCGATCGTCCCGACCGCAGTGATCTTCGACCTCAACCGCGGCGGCGGATTCCAGGCCCGCCCCACCGCGGACTGGGGACGCCAAGCGCTCGAAGCAGCAACCGACGGACCAGTTGCCGAGGGCAACCACGGTGCCGGCACCGGAGCCCTCGTCGGCGGCCTCAAAGGCGGCGTCGGTACGGCGAGCGTGCGACTGTCCGACGGCACAACACTCGGCGCGTTAGTGATCGTCAATGCGGCCGGCTCAGCAGTAGACCCGCAAGGACGACTGTCCGCCGAACGCTACGGCCTGCCCAACGAGTTCCCCGTACTACGAACCCCCACCGACCCACCCCCGGACCTCCCCGGCCGCATGCCCGGCATGAACACGGTCATCGCCGTCATCGCCACCGACGCCTCCCTCGACAAGGCAGCGACCAAGCGAATGGCGATGGTCGCCCACGACGGCCTGGCCCGCGCCATCGATCCGATCCACACCCTGGTCGACGGCGACAGCATCTTCGCCCTCTCTACCGGCAAGGACGCGACCCGCCTGACCGTCACCACCCCAGCCACCCTGCTCCAACTGGAGACGATCTTCGCCGCCGGCGCGCGCACCCTCTCCCGAGCCATCGGCCACGCCCTACTCGCCGCCGAAACAGTAGAAACCCCCGCCGGCAAATACCTGAGCTACCGCGACGCCTACCCCTCAGCCTTCCCGAACGACTAG
- a CDS encoding ABC transporter ATP-binding protein, translated as MSYPGVPTANPQQQSTQHLAQQPYQQPVQHQVPPPVLAGRGLVKYYGEVVGLAGVDVQVRGGEALAVMGPSGNGKTTLLHVLAGILSPDQGEVWLGNDRVDQLNDAARTVLRRRRLGFVFQDNQLLAELPADENVALPLMVDGVSRREAIQRARATLAQVGLANEAGRRPGELSGGQAQRVAIARALVGEPQAVFADEPTGALDAATGAQVIDLLVGAATHRGAAVVVVTHDDAVAARCHRVVRIVDGRVSER; from the coding sequence ATGAGCTACCCAGGCGTCCCCACCGCGAACCCGCAGCAGCAGTCCACCCAGCACCTGGCCCAGCAGCCCTACCAGCAGCCGGTCCAGCACCAGGTACCACCGCCAGTGCTGGCCGGCCGCGGCCTGGTCAAGTACTACGGCGAGGTAGTCGGCCTAGCCGGTGTAGACGTCCAAGTGCGCGGAGGCGAAGCCCTAGCCGTCATGGGCCCGTCCGGCAACGGCAAGACCACCCTGCTCCACGTACTAGCCGGCATCCTCAGCCCCGACCAGGGAGAGGTCTGGCTAGGCAATGACCGAGTAGACCAACTCAACGACGCCGCCCGCACAGTCCTCCGCCGTCGCCGCCTCGGCTTCGTCTTCCAGGACAACCAGCTCCTCGCCGAACTCCCAGCCGACGAGAACGTCGCCCTCCCACTCATGGTCGACGGCGTCTCCCGCCGGGAAGCCATCCAGCGAGCCCGCGCCACCCTCGCCCAGGTCGGCCTCGCCAACGAAGCCGGCCGCCGCCCCGGTGAACTTTCCGGCGGCCAGGCCCAACGCGTAGCCATCGCCCGAGCCCTGGTCGGCGAACCGCAAGCCGTCTTCGCCGACGAACCCACCGGCGCCCTAGACGCCGCCACCGGCGCCCAGGTGATTGACCTCCTCGTCGGCGCCGCCACCCACCGAGGTGCAGCCGTCGTAGTCGTCACCCACGACGACGCCGTCGCCGCCCGCTGCCACCGCGTCGTACGGATCGTCGACGGCCGGGTGAGCGAGCGATGA
- a CDS encoding thymidine kinase, which produces MADLIYFTGTMDCGKSTLALQMDHNHAARGRLGRIFTSNDRAGESTLSSRLGLEAEAIEVKPDFDFWQYVVDELTQGGRIDYVVADEAQFYQPEQVDQLARLVDELQIDVFCFGILTDFRATLFPGSARLVELADRMELLQVEALCWCGERATHNARTVGGEMVTEGEQLVVGDMVTNAAQVAYEVLCRRHHRRRLTAARARATLSPEVLPFGGTL; this is translated from the coding sequence GTGGCTGACCTGATCTACTTCACCGGGACCATGGACTGCGGGAAGTCGACGCTGGCCCTCCAGATGGATCACAACCACGCGGCCCGTGGCCGGCTGGGCAGGATCTTCACCAGCAACGACCGGGCCGGCGAGTCGACGCTGTCGTCGCGGCTGGGCCTGGAGGCGGAGGCGATCGAGGTCAAACCCGACTTCGACTTCTGGCAGTACGTCGTCGACGAGCTGACCCAGGGCGGCCGGATCGACTACGTGGTCGCGGACGAGGCGCAGTTCTACCAACCCGAGCAGGTGGACCAATTGGCCCGGCTGGTCGACGAGCTGCAGATCGACGTCTTCTGCTTCGGCATCCTGACCGACTTCCGGGCGACCTTGTTCCCCGGGTCGGCGCGGCTGGTCGAGCTGGCCGACCGGATGGAGCTGCTGCAGGTCGAGGCGTTGTGCTGGTGCGGTGAGCGCGCCACCCACAACGCCCGTACGGTCGGTGGTGAGATGGTCACCGAAGGCGAGCAACTGGTCGTTGGTGACATGGTCACCAACGCTGCCCAGGTCGCGTACGAGGTGCTCTGCCGACGCCATCACCGGCGCCGGCTGACCGCCGCCCGCGCTCGCGCCACCCTGTCACCCGAGGTACTCCCGTTCGGAGGCACGCTGTGA
- a CDS encoding sulfurtransferase, giving the protein MNPLISADSLLSATTKPVLIDVTWNLSVPSGPPAPPGRDAYAAGHLPGAHYVDLDAELAGPPGDGGRHPLPSATTVEAALRRAGVSEDTAMVVYDAANSMAAARAWWIFRYFGVRDVRVLDGGFAAWKAAGGEVSTLVPPDANGTFTASPGHIPMLDADAALELASTGVLLDARAPERFAGDTEPIDKVAGHIPGAVNAPTAANVTPDGHFLPADDLRARFTALGADGSTPVGAYCGSGVTAAHEALALQIAGIEAPVYVGSWSEWITDPNRPIATGPA; this is encoded by the coding sequence GTGAACCCACTGATCTCCGCTGACTCGTTGCTGTCGGCTACCACCAAGCCGGTACTGATCGATGTCACCTGGAATCTCTCGGTGCCGTCCGGCCCGCCTGCGCCGCCCGGACGGGATGCGTATGCCGCCGGTCACCTGCCTGGCGCTCATTACGTGGACCTCGACGCCGAGCTGGCCGGCCCGCCCGGCGATGGCGGGCGTCATCCGTTGCCCTCAGCAACAACTGTCGAGGCGGCGTTGCGCCGGGCCGGCGTCTCCGAGGACACAGCGATGGTCGTCTACGACGCGGCCAACTCGATGGCCGCAGCCCGGGCCTGGTGGATCTTCCGGTACTTCGGTGTGCGCGACGTCCGCGTCCTCGATGGCGGCTTCGCGGCGTGGAAGGCGGCCGGGGGAGAGGTCAGCACTCTCGTACCCCCGGACGCCAACGGCACCTTCACCGCCTCACCCGGCCACATCCCGATGCTCGACGCGGATGCCGCCCTCGAGTTGGCCTCCACCGGCGTACTCCTCGATGCCCGCGCCCCCGAACGCTTCGCCGGCGACACCGAGCCGATCGACAAGGTCGCAGGCCACATCCCCGGCGCAGTCAACGCCCCCACGGCTGCCAATGTCACCCCCGACGGCCACTTCCTTCCCGCCGACGACCTCCGCGCCCGCTTCACCGCCCTGGGCGCAGACGGCTCAACCCCGGTCGGCGCTTACTGCGGCTCCGGCGTCACGGCAGCCCACGAAGCCCTGGCCCTCCAGATCGCCGGCATCGAAGCCCCCGTCTACGTAGGCTCCTGGTCCGAATGGATCACCGACCCCAACCGCCCGATCGCCACCGGCCCCGCCTAA
- a CDS encoding S8 family peptidase, protein MRKALMLVLSLCLILAATTVQSAAAPLRVEAGLRAYFVITAPKQTAVVAAGVAAAAGTIYAAYDAIGVLVVHSSNTGFANAMRSVKGVQKVGATRTSDLPAAVANPAIPPAPAEHPDNSPERVRPDMAMIGADKAWAVNPGSKSITVGVLDTGVDDQHQDLKANFDASKSASCAYGKADTRPGAWRPVAEHGTHVAGTIAAAKDGKGMTGVAPGVKVSSIRVAEPEGQQLFFPENTVCAFVFAADKGVSVTNNSYYVDPWMFLCPTDPDQDAIQEAIGRAVAYADSKGVVNVAAAGNENTDLANKTSDSSSPNDSTPAARPVTNQCISLPTELPNVVVVSALSPEGTKASFSNYGEGKIKIAAPGQDVYSTVPGGGYQSLDGTSMASPHVAGVAALLRSANPKLTPEQVRARLAAQANDIPCPAAAAATCKGSESLNSFYGEGMADAAEAVGAETKAPTSGVSITKPGEQLGFGGAPAIPLLLKGMSSKGEISYTATGLPPGLSIDGQRGWIVGVLTPGAGRYKVTVTARDADAKTASASFYWNVWSF, encoded by the coding sequence GTGCGCAAAGCTCTGATGCTGGTCCTCTCGCTGTGCCTGATCCTCGCCGCCACGACTGTGCAGTCGGCCGCGGCGCCACTCCGGGTCGAGGCGGGGCTGCGCGCGTACTTCGTGATCACCGCGCCCAAGCAGACCGCCGTAGTCGCGGCCGGTGTGGCCGCCGCCGCCGGGACCATCTATGCGGCGTACGACGCGATCGGCGTGCTCGTCGTGCACTCGTCGAACACCGGCTTCGCCAACGCGATGCGATCGGTGAAGGGCGTACAGAAGGTAGGAGCGACCCGTACGTCGGACCTGCCGGCCGCCGTGGCCAATCCGGCGATCCCGCCGGCGCCGGCCGAGCACCCGGACAACTCCCCCGAACGCGTCCGGCCCGACATGGCCATGATCGGCGCCGACAAGGCCTGGGCGGTGAACCCGGGATCCAAGTCGATCACCGTCGGCGTGCTGGACACCGGCGTCGACGACCAGCACCAGGACCTGAAGGCGAACTTCGACGCGAGCAAGTCGGCTTCTTGCGCGTACGGCAAGGCCGACACCAGGCCGGGAGCCTGGCGCCCGGTCGCCGAGCACGGCACTCACGTAGCCGGCACGATCGCCGCCGCGAAGGACGGCAAGGGCATGACCGGCGTCGCGCCCGGCGTGAAGGTTTCCTCGATCCGGGTCGCCGAACCCGAGGGCCAGCAACTGTTCTTCCCCGAGAACACCGTCTGCGCGTTCGTCTTCGCCGCCGACAAGGGCGTCTCGGTCACCAACAACAGCTACTACGTCGACCCGTGGATGTTCCTCTGCCCGACAGATCCCGACCAGGACGCGATCCAGGAGGCGATCGGCCGGGCTGTCGCGTACGCGGACTCCAAGGGCGTCGTCAACGTCGCCGCCGCGGGCAATGAGAACACCGACCTCGCCAACAAGACCAGCGACTCGTCCAGCCCGAACGACTCCACTCCCGCCGCCCGGCCGGTCACCAACCAGTGCATCAGCCTGCCGACCGAACTGCCGAACGTGGTCGTCGTCTCCGCCCTCAGCCCCGAGGGGACCAAGGCGAGCTTCTCCAACTACGGCGAAGGCAAGATCAAGATCGCGGCGCCCGGCCAGGACGTCTACTCGACCGTCCCTGGCGGCGGCTACCAGTCTCTGGACGGTACTTCGATGGCGTCACCGCACGTCGCCGGTGTCGCCGCGTTGCTGCGCAGCGCGAACCCCAAGCTGACCCCCGAGCAAGTGCGGGCCAGACTCGCGGCGCAGGCCAACGACATCCCCTGTCCGGCGGCAGCAGCGGCCACCTGCAAGGGGTCGGAGTCCCTGAACTCGTTCTACGGCGAGGGCATGGCGGACGCGGCCGAGGCGGTCGGAGCGGAGACGAAGGCTCCGACATCCGGCGTGAGCATCACCAAGCCTGGCGAGCAGCTCGGCTTCGGTGGTGCACCAGCCATTCCGCTGCTGCTCAAGGGGATGAGCAGCAAGGGCGAGATCAGCTACACCGCGACCGGCTTGCCGCCGGGCCTGAGCATCGACGGGCAGCGCGGCTGGATCGTCGGCGTTCTCACACCGGGCGCAGGGCGGTACAAGGTGACCGTGACTGCCCGCGACGCTGACGCGAAGACCGCGTCGGCGAGCTTCTACTGGAACGTGTGGAGCTTCTAG
- a CDS encoding SRPBCC family protein, with translation MGDYEASTTVGVSAEVLFGYLSEVEHLPDYLPQMTEAHRTEGDQVEVAAVIQPEGGPKREVSGQAWIEVVEDGKKLQWGATGAHDYHGELDVDPATDGTSLLTVRLHTDHAEGASIDDGLQRTLAGIKSTIENQAT, from the coding sequence ATGGGTGACTACGAGGCATCGACAACGGTGGGCGTGTCTGCAGAGGTCCTGTTCGGGTACCTCTCGGAGGTTGAGCATCTGCCCGACTACCTGCCGCAGATGACCGAGGCTCATCGCACCGAAGGCGACCAGGTCGAGGTCGCCGCGGTCATCCAGCCCGAGGGCGGTCCGAAGCGTGAGGTTTCGGGCCAGGCATGGATCGAGGTGGTCGAGGATGGCAAGAAGCTGCAGTGGGGAGCCACTGGCGCCCACGATTACCACGGCGAGCTCGACGTCGACCCTGCCACCGACGGAACCTCCCTGCTGACCGTCCGTCTCCACACCGACCACGCCGAGGGCGCATCCATCGACGACGGCCTGCAACGAACCCTCGCCGGAATCAAATCCACCATCGAAAACCAGGCGACCTAG
- a CDS encoding DUF2087 domain-containing protein, which produces MNADLLCGSLAEPARLRTYSAVVLGARTPDQIAAATGLSPAVVGKSAQRLIKTGLLTASADGFHAVEEVFKDAARSNRREVAPLDADPARDAVLRAFIRDGRLTHFPTFPAKTRIVLEYLVNCFEPNRAYPESEVNTILNTWHEDHAALRRLLVDNHLLTRTNSIYRRASE; this is translated from the coding sequence ATGAATGCCGACCTACTCTGTGGATCTCTGGCTGAACCGGCTCGACTGCGCACCTACTCCGCCGTCGTCCTCGGCGCCCGTACCCCGGATCAGATCGCGGCGGCTACCGGGCTCTCCCCCGCGGTCGTCGGCAAGTCGGCCCAACGCCTGATCAAGACCGGCCTGCTGACTGCATCCGCCGATGGCTTTCACGCGGTGGAGGAGGTCTTCAAGGACGCCGCCCGCAGCAACCGCCGCGAGGTCGCGCCGTTGGACGCTGACCCGGCCCGCGACGCCGTCCTGCGCGCGTTCATCCGCGACGGCCGGCTGACCCACTTCCCAACCTTCCCGGCCAAGACCCGGATCGTGCTCGAGTACTTGGTGAACTGCTTCGAACCGAACCGCGCCTACCCGGAGTCCGAGGTCAACACCATCCTCAACACCTGGCACGAAGACCACGCAGCCCTCCGCCGCCTCCTAGTCGACAACCACCTGCTAACCCGCACCAACAGCATCTACCGCCGGGCCAGCGAATAA
- a CDS encoding DUF5998 family protein — MRDLNAPVPELVDVASDLRDAIDRCGYYPDVVTDSLAVAIAGEPIRAFVLQHEPTFDRDEVRRHITILALTPSRLIVGHTDEHAADDLIRAPYASTSTEAIPLNRVNAVVVNRVVPNPAGYASKASGGQSDPASGGEVVLTIGWGMVNRIDLEPAVCADPNCEADHGYTGSVAADDISLRISAAADGPAGIQQVLDFAAALSFATTSR; from the coding sequence ATGCGTGACCTGAATGCGCCGGTCCCGGAGCTCGTGGACGTCGCGTCCGACCTTCGCGACGCGATCGACCGGTGCGGCTACTACCCAGACGTTGTGACGGACTCCCTCGCCGTGGCCATCGCCGGCGAACCGATCCGGGCTTTCGTGCTGCAACACGAACCGACCTTCGACCGCGACGAGGTGCGGCGGCACATCACCATCCTGGCCCTGACGCCGAGCCGGCTGATCGTCGGGCACACCGACGAGCACGCCGCCGACGACCTGATCCGGGCGCCCTACGCGTCCACCTCGACCGAGGCGATCCCGCTCAACCGGGTGAACGCGGTCGTGGTGAACAGAGTGGTCCCGAATCCGGCCGGCTACGCCTCGAAGGCTTCCGGCGGCCAGTCCGACCCGGCCTCTGGTGGCGAGGTCGTACTGACCATCGGCTGGGGCATGGTGAACCGGATCGACCTCGAGCCGGCCGTCTGCGCCGACCCGAACTGCGAGGCCGATCACGGCTACACCGGTTCGGTCGCCGCCGACGACATCTCGCTGCGGATCTCGGCCGCCGCGGACGGCCCGGCCGGTATCCAGCAGGTGCTCGACTTCGCCGCGGCGCTCTCGTTCGCGACGACCAGCAGGTAG